The Paenibacillus sp. FSL R7-0204 genome includes a region encoding these proteins:
- a CDS encoding aminopeptidase P family protein: MLPKEKVHKLREWMAERGIAACVVLSGDAHLSEYEGEHWKSRRWITGFTGSAGTAVITLADAGLWTDGRYYIQAERELAGSGIRMFRMAEPGVPQWDEWLAEELPQGARMAVDGRTLSVTAMKGLQAKFAAKGIQTITDLDPVGTIWTDRPAIPAEPLMLHDEEYAGLSRVDKLEQVRQGMKRKGADYYVLSALDDLCWLFNIRGRDIPFNPYVTAFAIVGVDHASLFAGGHKATPEDKQTLARDGVEIREYEDILPFLQTLPEAASVLYDPNKTGYSLAAAIPESAHPIEAPGLVVALKSIKNEVEIRNIRDVYLKDAAALVGLFKWLQETVPLRPVTELEADEKGLELRRQQPLFAELSFSSISAYGANAAMMHYSPSADHPVELEARGLYLLDSGSHFQNGTTDITRTLALGPLTDEEKRDFTLVLKSVIALSTAKFLYGSTGSTLDILARGPMWDHGLDYKCGTGHGVGYYSNVHEEPQRFSFKPNEVRLEPGMIITVEPGVYKEGRHGIRTENTLLITEDVTTEFGRFLKFEDLCYLPIDTRAIEPSMLSREELDWVNHYHAEVYDKLAPLLDEEHRAWLKRETAALVL, translated from the coding sequence ATGTTGCCGAAGGAGAAAGTACATAAGCTAAGAGAATGGATGGCGGAGCGCGGGATAGCGGCCTGTGTGGTATTAAGCGGGGATGCGCACTTAAGTGAATATGAGGGGGAGCACTGGAAAAGCCGCCGCTGGATTACCGGCTTCACCGGTTCCGCCGGAACGGCTGTGATCACGTTAGCGGATGCTGGCTTGTGGACGGATGGCAGGTACTATATTCAGGCGGAGCGGGAGCTTGCGGGCTCGGGCATCCGTATGTTCCGTATGGCTGAGCCGGGCGTCCCGCAATGGGATGAATGGCTGGCAGAGGAATTACCGCAAGGCGCACGTATGGCCGTAGACGGCAGAACGTTGTCCGTAACCGCTATGAAGGGCTTGCAGGCCAAGTTCGCGGCGAAAGGGATTCAGACGATTACAGATCTCGACCCGGTGGGGACGATATGGACGGACCGGCCAGCCATTCCGGCCGAGCCGCTAATGCTGCATGATGAAGAGTATGCAGGTCTCAGCCGGGTGGACAAGCTGGAGCAGGTCCGGCAGGGGATGAAGCGTAAGGGCGCTGATTATTATGTGCTGTCCGCGCTGGATGATCTGTGCTGGCTGTTCAACATCCGGGGACGGGATATCCCGTTCAATCCGTATGTGACCGCTTTTGCCATTGTAGGGGTAGATCATGCAAGCTTGTTCGCCGGAGGACATAAGGCCACCCCGGAAGATAAGCAGACGCTGGCCCGGGATGGCGTGGAGATCAGGGAGTATGAGGACATCCTTCCGTTCCTGCAGACGCTCCCGGAAGCGGCTTCCGTGTTGTATGATCCGAACAAAACCGGATATAGTCTGGCGGCGGCCATCCCGGAATCCGCTCATCCTATAGAAGCGCCGGGTCTTGTGGTGGCCCTTAAGTCGATCAAGAACGAGGTGGAGATCCGTAATATCCGTGATGTCTATTTGAAGGACGCGGCCGCCTTGGTCGGACTGTTCAAATGGCTGCAGGAGACGGTTCCGCTCCGTCCGGTGACCGAGCTTGAAGCCGATGAGAAGGGGCTGGAGCTGCGGCGGCAGCAGCCGTTATTCGCTGAGCTAAGCTTCTCCAGTATCTCTGCCTACGGAGCGAATGCTGCGATGATGCACTACTCGCCGTCCGCCGATCATCCGGTAGAGCTGGAAGCCAGAGGCCTGTATCTGCTGGATTCGGGCTCGCACTTCCAGAACGGGACAACGGATATCACCCGCACGCTGGCGCTTGGCCCGCTGACGGATGAGGAGAAGAGAGATTTTACACTGGTGCTGAAGTCTGTGATTGCGCTGTCTACGGCCAAGTTCCTCTATGGCTCCACCGGATCTACCCTCGACATTCTCGCCCGGGGGCCGATGTGGGATCATGGCCTTGATTACAAGTGCGGAACCGGACATGGTGTGGGCTATTACTCCAATGTGCATGAAGAGCCGCAGCGGTTCAGCTTTAAGCCGAATGAGGTCCGCCTGGAGCCTGGGATGATCATCACGGTGGAGCCGGGAGTCTATAAGGAAGGCCGTCATGGTATCCGTACAGAGAACACGCTGCTGATTACGGAGGATGTGACTACGGAGTTCGGTAGATTCCTGAAGTTTGAAGACCTATGTTATTTGCCGATCGATACCCGGGCGATTGAGCCGTCTATGCTGAGCAGGGAGGAGCTGGACTGGGTGAACCACTATCATGCTGAGGTGTATGATAAGCTGGCTCCGCTGCTGGATGAGGAGCACCGGGCGTGGCTGAAGCGGGAGACGGCGGCGTTGGTGTTGTGA
- a CDS encoding S-layer homology domain-containing protein: protein MARRWRVVSAWVMLLSMLCGGVASAATVVEQKTSYVFVDVKTTYWANEAIQSMANQGIITGNPDGSFKPEAAITREQLAKLITLTFGLDLVSDGTQTFSDVAPSSWAYKYVETAKDYLTGYFPVKGKPFFDPQASATREDVAVALVRAMGLETDNVDADNILQYRFDDYEDVTPQLAKEVAVAVENKLIQGFPDGTFGPTSPINRASVATLLYRVLKSSYTTATQDVKLDVQVPAQVSDRTVKLTGKVNADAKVYINDEEVENENGSFAEAYDLDGGEKVYEFVFKAVLPNGRSNTVTKQVTYQTSGPQLTVQAPETSNQLTAKITGKVKDSGDMNPEVTVNDKTAYVAYNGEFSADVTLKEGVNKIVVTATNKYDKKAVVEKQIVVTLGGPVLTLDLIPENSTSKTVTLSGKATDKNDSYPKIYINDQLVGEYGSFNKTVTLKEGANTFNFKATNSLGKSSAVITKVITFNVDGPVLSLDQIPETSSSKTVTLSGKATDKNDSYPKIYMNDELVGEYGSFNKSVTLKEGVNTFTFKAVNSLGKSSAAATKTITFAVDSPVLTLDLIPETSSGKTVTLSGKASDKNDSYPKIYMNDALVGEYGSFNKTVTLQEGTNTFTFKATNSLGKSSESVTKTITFNVSEPVLKLDYIPETTKTKQLTLTGSVTDANDSSPKVYLNDKLISSYGSFYESVTLTEGSNTFVFKVTNSFGKMVTVEKTVVYTPEESKE from the coding sequence ATGGCGAGAAGATGGAGAGTAGTATCGGCATGGGTGATGCTGCTGAGTATGCTGTGCGGGGGAGTGGCTAGTGCGGCAACGGTTGTAGAGCAGAAGACGTCTTATGTATTCGTGGATGTGAAGACCACATACTGGGCCAATGAAGCGATACAAAGTATGGCGAATCAAGGCATTATTACGGGGAACCCGGACGGGTCCTTTAAGCCTGAAGCGGCAATTACCAGAGAGCAGTTAGCCAAGCTGATTACATTGACCTTTGGACTTGATTTGGTCTCGGATGGAACGCAGACATTCTCGGATGTGGCTCCCTCCTCCTGGGCCTACAAATATGTGGAGACAGCCAAGGATTACCTGACCGGGTATTTTCCAGTGAAAGGCAAGCCGTTCTTCGATCCTCAGGCAAGCGCTACACGTGAAGATGTGGCTGTTGCCTTGGTACGTGCAATGGGGCTGGAGACGGATAATGTAGATGCGGACAACATTCTGCAGTACAGATTCGATGACTATGAGGATGTGACCCCTCAACTGGCGAAGGAAGTAGCGGTGGCTGTGGAGAATAAGCTGATTCAGGGCTTCCCGGACGGAACCTTCGGGCCGACTAGTCCGATTAACCGGGCTTCTGTAGCTACTTTGCTGTACCGCGTACTGAAGTCCTCCTATACTACCGCAACACAGGATGTGAAGCTGGACGTACAGGTGCCGGCACAGGTGTCGGACAGAACGGTCAAGCTTACGGGCAAAGTGAATGCGGACGCCAAGGTGTATATCAACGATGAAGAAGTAGAGAATGAGAATGGCTCTTTTGCCGAGGCGTATGATCTGGATGGGGGAGAGAAGGTCTACGAATTTGTCTTCAAGGCGGTTCTGCCGAACGGACGCTCGAATACAGTGACGAAGCAGGTGACCTATCAGACCTCCGGGCCGCAGCTTACCGTGCAGGCTCCTGAGACGTCCAATCAGCTTACGGCCAAAATCACCGGTAAAGTCAAGGACAGCGGCGATATGAATCCGGAAGTTACGGTTAATGATAAGACCGCCTATGTGGCTTACAACGGGGAATTCAGTGCGGATGTGACGCTGAAGGAAGGCGTTAACAAGATCGTGGTGACCGCAACGAATAAATATGATAAAAAAGCTGTGGTAGAGAAGCAGATTGTCGTGACCTTGGGCGGGCCTGTACTGACTCTGGATCTGATCCCGGAGAACAGCACCAGCAAGACGGTTACCCTGAGCGGAAAAGCGACCGACAAGAATGACAGCTATCCGAAGATCTATATAAATGATCAACTTGTAGGCGAATACGGCTCCTTCAACAAGACAGTAACGCTGAAAGAAGGGGCGAATACGTTTAACTTCAAGGCTACGAACAGCTTGGGCAAAAGCTCAGCGGTTATTACCAAGGTAATCACCTTTAATGTAGACGGACCTGTGCTGTCGCTCGATCAGATCCCGGAGACCAGCAGCAGCAAGACGGTAACCCTCAGTGGTAAAGCGACTGACAAGAATGACAGCTATCCGAAGATTTACATGAATGACGAACTTGTAGGGGAATATGGCTCCTTCAACAAGTCAGTAACGCTCAAAGAAGGAGTGAATACGTTCACCTTCAAGGCTGTTAACAGTCTGGGTAAAAGTTCGGCCGCTGCCACCAAAACGATTACCTTTGCTGTGGACAGTCCCGTGCTGACGCTTGATCTGATCCCCGAGACGAGCAGCGGCAAGACGGTTACCTTAAGCGGTAAGGCTAGTGACAAGAATGATAGCTATCCTAAGATCTACATGAACGACGCACTCGTAGGCGAATATGGATCCTTCAACAAGACGGTAACGCTCCAAGAAGGAACGAATACGTTTACCTTCAAAGCGACTAACAGCTTGGGCAAAAGCTCGGAGTCTGTGACCAAGACTATTACTTTTAACGTGAGTGAGCCGGTGCTGAAGCTGGATTATATTCCTGAGACGACCAAGACGAAACAGCTTACCTTGACTGGGAGTGTCACGGATGCAAACGACAGCAGTCCCAAAGTCTATCTGAATGACAAACTGATCAGCAGCTATGGCAGCTTCTATGAGTCGGTGACGCTGACAGAGGGCAGTAATACGTTCGTATTCAAGGTGACCAACAGCTTCGGTAAGATGGTTACAGTTGAGAAGACGGTGGTTTATACGCCGGAGGAGAGTAAAGAGTAA